In Dromiciops gliroides isolate mDroGli1 chromosome 4, mDroGli1.pri, whole genome shotgun sequence, one DNA window encodes the following:
- the LOC122725863 gene encoding 60S ribosomal protein L28-like, which translates to MLAHLQWMVLGNCYSFLIKCNKQTYSPKPNNHKAQNSFRYNRLIHWKTVGIEPATDSKGIVVVLKWQAGQRKPATCYVRTTINKNAWATLNSIWHIICKNKYQKGLCMANLCKTSAILQSQNPVVVKEK; encoded by the coding sequence ATGTTGGCCCATCTGCAGTGGATGGTCCTTGGGAACTGTTACAGCTTCCTCATCAAGTGCAACAAGCAGACATACAGCCCCAAGCCCAACAACCACAAGGCCCAAAACTCCTTCCGCTACAACAGGCTGATCCACTGGAAGACAGTGGGCATCGAGCCGGCCACAGACAGCAAGGGCATTGTGGTGGTACTGAAGTGGCAGGCAGGTCAGAGGAAGCCTGCCACTTGCTATGTGAGGACCACCATCAACAAAAATGCCTGGGCCACGCTCAACAGCATCTGGCACATCATCTGCAAGAATAAATACCAGAAAGGTCTCTGCATGGCCAATCTGTGCAAGACCAGTGCCATCCTGCAGAGCCAGAATCCAGTGGTGGTGAAGGAGAAGTGA